Genomic segment of Paenibacillus sp. FSL R5-0623:
TGAGTTAGGCGAAGTCAATCTGGATGGTCAGATTGTGGATTCCACCGTTCCTATGACAGAGATGTTAGGTGGATGCATCTGTTGTACCGTACGTGGTGACTTGGGATTGCAACTTGCTGATCTCGTTCAGGAGGAATCACCTGATGTGATCGTTATTGAAGCAACCGGTGCGGCGAATCCAATGGAGATTCTGGATGCGGTGACGGAGACCTCACTCTACATGCGACTGGAACTGAAAAGTCTCATTACTGTTGTGGATGCAGCACATCTATCTGGTCTGTATCAGGAGCAGAAAGGGCAGACCTTTAAACTGATGCAGGAGCAGATTCGCTGTGCGTCTGTACTTCTCTTGAACAAAACGGATCGGGTGAGTGCGCAGGAGCTGAAGGATCTGGAACAGCTTTTGGCAAAATGGAATGGCTTCGCACCTGTAATCCCTACAGTCAAATGTGAGGTGGAGATGGATCTGTTGCTTCGCAGTGGGGCAGACGTGCATGTGCATGATTCAGCTTCTGAAGCAGGTAAGCCAGCCCACCATGAGCATACTGAAACCTGTGGTACACATGGCTGCAATCATGGACATGAACATCAGGCGGTTCAAGGCGATGCTACGAATAATGACGCATCCTATAGCCATATTCATGACCACAGTCACGAGCATGCTGCTCCCCATGCCTCACACGAACATGTCATGGTATACACGCATTATTTCAGTCAACCGGTGAACAGCGAGGCGTTTGAACAATTTGTATCCGCATTGCCACGTGATGTGTATCGAGCAAAAGGCATTTTATCATTTAGTGATACGGCGAGCCGCTTCTGGTTCCAGTATGCCTACCGTGAGTCGGACTACATGAAGATCACACCTCAGGGAGATGTCCCTAATGTTGCTGTGTTTATAGGTGAACATTTTGACCAAACTGTCATTCGTGACCAATTACTGGAATTGGAAGCGATAAAGTAGGTTAGATGATTCAATATTCCTCCGAACTGGGTATTAAGATGCATAGCAAACTTTGCCTGGGAGGTAACTTTAAATGACACAACAACAATATCAACAATGTATCGATGCTTGCCTGGAGTGCATGAATGCTTGCAACGTATGTTACATATCGAGTCTGAAAGAATATGATCTGGCGATGCTGCGTGATTGCATTCGTTTGAATCGGGAATGTGCGGAGATCTGCAGTTTTGCTGCACAAGCGATGACACGTGGAAGTGATTTCATTGCTGAAATATGCGAATTGTGTGTGAAAGCTTGTGAAGCTTGCGCCGCAGAGTGTGGCAAACACCACCATGATCATTGCCAAGCGTGTGCAGAGGCTTGCCGCAGATGTGCAGAAGCTTGCCGGTTGATGGCAGCAGTAGCGTAAATATTATTTCACTGGAATATATAATTAAAACCGATAATGACCGTTGTCCTCTAAGGGAAGGCAGTGAACACAGGCATCTGAGACGATGTGCCTATGTGTTGCCTTTCCCTAGGGGATTTTTAATGCAGGTTGCCAAGTCTGATCGTGGTATGTATAATGATGGCAATGAATCGAAACGAAGAATATCGATGATCGGGAGAGTAGCCAGATCCATACATGACAGCGAGCCGGAAAAGGTGGAAGCCGGTATGACATGACCTGAGTGAACCGCACCCGTGAGATGGTTATCCGAAAAGATGTACTTATCCCGATTGGGGATAGGCCATATCTGTCTGAGGGTAACCCGGCTTGCGACCGTTATACGCATCGAGCGGAACAGGTTCTACAGGTATGCATGTTGATGTATATTAGGAGTAGCTGTTCACCTAGAGTGGTACCGCGGGAACTGTTAAGGCAGCTCTCGTCTCTTATTTAGAGACGAGAGCTTTTTTTGTGTTTATTTTCAGCCAATAATGAATGGATAAGGAGTGTTTGACATGTTGATGAAGAAGGCTGCGGCCGATATTGCCCCTTTAACGGGATTGAATGAACAAGAGGTTCTGAGATTACTGGAAGTCCCACCACAGGCGGAGATGGGGGATGCAGCATTCCCTTGTTTTGCATTGGCGAAGTCATTAAAAAAAGCACCGGCAGTCATTGCGACCGAGCTCGCAACAGGTCTGCAGGCATCTGGAATTGAAGCGACTCCCGCTGGGCCGTATGTAAATATCCGATTCAATCGGGAGGAGCTTGCGCCGAATCTGCTGAAAGAACTGGGGCATGCCGCATTCGGTAAGCTTCAGATTGGCGAAGGCTCACGTGTTGTGATTGATATGTCTTCCCCTAACATCGCAAAACCCTTCGGAATTGGACATTTGCGTTCTACTGTAATCGGTGCAGCACTGTATCGGTTGTATAACGAAGCGGGTTATACCTCTGTAAGTGTGAATCATCTGGGAGACTGGGGAACCCAGTTTGGCAAGCAGATCGCAGCGTATAAACGGTGGGGCAATGATGAAGCATTGCAGGCAGACCCGATCCGTACGTCTCTTGAGCTGTATGTGCGTTTCCACGATCAGGCGGAGAATGATCCTTCTCTGGAGATTGAGGCACGGGATTGGTTCCGCAAGCTGGAGCAGGGAGATGATGAAGCACAGCGGTTATGGGCGTTCTTTGTGGAAGTTAGCATGAAGGAATTCAACCGGATGTATGAACGTCTGAATGTACAGTTCGACCATACGCTGGGAGAAAGCTTTTACAATGACAAGATGGGTGCAGTGGTTGAAGAACTGAAGGCAAAAGGTTTACTTGAAGAGAGTGATGGAGCACTCGTGGTACGTCTGGAGGATGAGAACATGCCCCCGTGCCTGATTATCAAAAAAGATGGAACAACAATCTATCCTACACGGGATTTAGCTACGGCGGTTTATCGCCATGAGGTGATGAAGGCAGATCGGTTGTTATACGTGGTCGGAGGCGAGCAGAAGTTACATTTCCGTCAGGTATTTGCGGTCCTATCCCGGATGGGTCATGAATGGTCTGCGAAGTGTGAACATATCCCGTTTGGATTAATGCGTTTTGAGGGACGGAAAATGTCTACCCGCCGCGGGAAAGTCGTATTTTTGCAGGAAGTATTGGATGAGGCAGTCGCTCGTGCTTTGCAGATTATCCAGGAGAAAAACCCGAATCTGGAGAACCCTCAGAAGGTGGCTGAGGCGGTTGGTGTAGGTGCCATTGTCTTCGGTGATCTGCGGAATAGTCGGTTAAACGATGTGGACTTCTCCTTGGAGGATGCGGTGAGTTTTGAAGGAGAGACCGGACCTTATGTGCAGTATACCCATGCCCGGATTCAAAGTGTGCTTGCTAAGGCAGAAGAGGCAATCCGCGTGGAAAATGAAAACCCTCTGTCTAACCCCAGTCTTGCGGATGGTGAGATTGACACAGTGACCACTCCATCCTGTATCGGAGATACCTCATGGGCATTACTGAAACTGCTTGGTGATTATCCCGAGTATTTGGAAAAAGCAATTCATCGGAATGAGCCTTCGGTCATTGCCAAATATACAATAGATGTCGCTCAAGCGTTCAACCGCTTCTATCACGCCGAACGGATTGCGGATGCGTCATCTGATGTAAGGTCCTTCCGGATGGCATTGGCCAAACGGACTGCCGAACGCCTCGCGTACAGTTTACATTTGCTAGGTGTGCAAGCTCCAGAGCGGATGTGATCCCAGGTGATATGGAGTACACGTGGACTTTTCAAAAAAGCCAATCAAGATGTACCAGACTCATCAGGTCGAGGTATGTTGCTTCAACAAGTGAGCAAGCGATTAGGTAATGCTCAAGTACTTGTTGAAATTAATCTGGAAGTGAAGCAGGGAGAATGTGCTGTGCTTGTTGGCAGAAACGGCTCGGGCAAAAGCACGTTGCTACGTATGTTGGCAGGTATTTTGTTACCCGATACAGGATCGATCCAGCGCACAATGAAGGGTTCTCATGGGTATGCAGTAGATGGCCTGCCACGTTTACCCTTTACCTCTGGAGAGTATTTGTGGGACATGGGACGGATTCGGGGCATCCGCCCCGAAATACTGCGTGAGCGGATTAGAGAACTTAGTGAACTTTTATATCTGGATACCGCGTTCGATCAAAAGTTACCCTTATTATCGAAGGGCACACTGCAAAAAGTAAATTTGATTCAGGCCCTGTTACCTGGACCGGGTGGTCTTTTGCTGCTGGATGAACCTTTATCAGGCTTGGATATTCCAGCTCAAGAGGCAGTTGTATCCTTATTGGGACAATGGAAGGGTGAAGGGACATCCATCGTTACAGCTTGCCATGAACCGTTGCTTATTGAACGTTTGGCAGACCAGGTGATTGTGTTGAAGAAAGGCGGCGTGCTCCGCTACTGGAGTCGTGAAGATATACTTCAAGCTGGCGAACCCGTTGTACGTATTCAAAGTCAGACGAAAGCTGGAGAGGATCTGGCTAACGATCTATCTATTGTACAACAACCGGAAGTACTGTCTTTAGTTCGTAATACGAGCTCAGGGATATCCAATTCTTGGTTGTGGGATTGGAAAGTAGTTCAACAATCAACAGATGATGTCCTCAGAATGATCCTGGCATCCGGAGGTTCGGTTGTGTCTGTACAACAGGAAGAAAGTCAATTACATATGGAAAGTCTGCTGGAAGGACAACATCCAGCTGTACATGCGAGTCGTGGAGGTGTCACAGAATCTGTGGACTTAAGCTCTTCCATGGATGATGCGGGGGGAGAAGCCGAATGATCTATCTGACCCGATATTTGTTAAGGCATCACATTCGTTCACAGAAATATTTTGCACCGGTTATCTTTTATATCATCGCCATGCTGCTGATCTATTCCTACAAACCCAACCCTATTGCGGACAGTTACAGTGTCACGGCTATGCTGTTATTTCTGGCAGCTGCTTGGCTCGGAGTAATGGTGATGAATACCGAACCTGCAAAGCAGGTTCAATTACTTGTCCTTCATACAGGAAGCAGGCGTAAGGTTGTAACAAGTCAACTCATCTGTGCCTGGATAATGCAATTCATGCTCACCGCAATCACTGTGCTGTATCCCGTGTTCGCGGGAATGTTCGAGAGACAACCTACAGGTGAGGAGTGGATGATGACTTGGTTAGGACATCTGGGGTTATCGTTGCTGGGATTGGTCATTAGTGTATTTTTTCAAAAATCGTACATTCCCTTGCTTAGTCGAAGTATGCCTGCCCTGATTATTGTATTATTACTATCGTTTATCCAAGGTTCCTTAAGTGAACGGTTGCCTGAATCGTTAGAATGGCTTGGCCGCATTCTTCCACCAGCCTTTTATCTGGTTCGTGAGATGATGTTATTTGATGAATCAAAGATGGACTCTTTTGTCTGGGTTATGCTGTGGACTGTGCTCTATGCATTAGGGTTACTAATCATCCATGTGTGGCTGTCCGGAAGAAGAGATCTGCGGAGTTAGGAGACGCGCTTCCCGATAACTTGAATGTTGCTCTTGGTTTGGTTAGGATAGAGGGACATGGAATGGTTAACATTGTACGGTTGAAGGGGGCGCTCGCATATGCAAAATACAGATATCCAGAATGGTGACATGCTGGACAGCGAACACTCCAGGGAATTGTTTGCCTATTACGGATTGGCAGTGTACTACGGGCAGGCGCTTGAACAGCAGCTGGTCAATCTGATTTTATTAATGAAAATGTCTCAGGGCAAAGCCGTGTCTGAAGAGGATCTGGAAGATCTGTACGAACGAAAGATGAGCAGTTCACTGGGGCAGCTCATTCACGAAGTGCGCCATCATTTTACATTCTCTGAGGAAGAGACTCGCCAGTTGAATGAGTTATGGCAGCAACGTAACCGTATTGTACATCATTATTTCAAGGAACGAATTCACGAGACATTCAGTCCGGAAGGACGATCACGCATGATTAAGGAATTGGAGGATTTCAAAGACCGTGCACAGGAGTTGGAGATCCGTCTTCAGCAATATACGGGTGCCTGGATCGCAGAGCTTGGTCTGGATGCCGAATCCGCAGCAGCTCTGCAAACGCTGGAGCGTATGCATACCGAGAGTATGCAAGCAAGGGCTTTGGAAGAGGATGAATGACAAGCAAACGGATAACGAAACGCTGGATATTAATAACGGCTCTGGCTGTAGTATTAGTTGGAATCCTGTGGACTGTTGTTACGGCAGTACGTATATCTGCATATACAGATGAGGATTCATCCAGGATATCGGATACAGCAATCATTCTGGGCGCAGCTGTGGCGGGGGATAACCCTTCACCTGTATTTCGCGAACGTATTGAACACGGGATTAAATTATACCGTCAGGGTACCGTTCGTAATCTGCTTTTCACAGGCGGGTCAGGTGATGATGGAGAACATACGGAAGCTGAAGTGGGTCAGAAGTATGCCATCGCACATGGAGTAGATCCTGCGGACATTCGCATAGAGACCAAATCCAGAATTACCGAGGAGAATCTGGTCAATTCAATTCCAATTGGTGAACAGGCCGGTTATCAAACCTATACAATTGTGAGTGATCCGTTACATATGAAACGGGCCATGAAGCTGGCTGCCGGACTGGGTATGGATGCCGTACCCTCTCCGACACGAACTACGGCGTATCGAACCTGGCGCAGCAAGTTTCCTTTTCTCGCAAGAGAGACCGTGATGTACATGGGATATACGATCAAAGGATGGATAGACAATCCGCAGTAGCCATGAGGTTGCACGCGGATTGTTTTTTTGTCTGGACGAAATAAACAGTAACGGAATTTGAATCCCGATGAAAATACAAAAAACCGATCTACACCGCAAACCCTGAGGTAGCTGTGTAGATCGGTTTTTGTGTTGCCGTCGAGTACATCATTTTTGATTGGTTACTTAAAGAGCTTTCTGTTTTACTCTGTTATGCATTGCCTCCGGCAAAGGAGGTGGAGGTTGGAACGGAATCACCTGACGGATTCTCGAGAGTTGCGACCGCTGCTGCTTGCGTACCTTGCTGGAGCTGATACATTTTATAATAGCGGCCTTTAAGCTCCATCAGTTCATCATGTGCACCTTGCTCAACGATACGCCCACGATGCAGAACCAGAATCTGATCTGCTGAACGAATGGTGGAGAGACGGTGAGCAATGATG
This window contains:
- a CDS encoding GTP-binding protein, translated to MNETILKEQSIPVYILSGFLGSGKTTLLVQMIEHWQQQGLRPAVVMNELGEVNLDGQIVDSTVPMTEMLGGCICCTVRGDLGLQLADLVQEESPDVIVIEATGAANPMEILDAVTETSLYMRLELKSLITVVDAAHLSGLYQEQKGQTFKLMQEQIRCASVLLLNKTDRVSAQELKDLEQLLAKWNGFAPVIPTVKCEVEMDLLLRSGADVHVHDSASEAGKPAHHEHTETCGTHGCNHGHEHQAVQGDATNNDASYSHIHDHSHEHAAPHASHEHVMVYTHYFSQPVNSEAFEQFVSALPRDVYRAKGILSFSDTASRFWFQYAYRESDYMKITPQGDVPNVAVFIGEHFDQTVIRDQLLELEAIK
- a CDS encoding four-helix bundle copper-binding protein; the encoded protein is MTQQQYQQCIDACLECMNACNVCYISSLKEYDLAMLRDCIRLNRECAEICSFAAQAMTRGSDFIAEICELCVKACEACAAECGKHHHDHCQACAEACRRCAEACRLMAAVA
- the argS gene encoding arginine--tRNA ligase, with the protein product MLMKKAAADIAPLTGLNEQEVLRLLEVPPQAEMGDAAFPCFALAKSLKKAPAVIATELATGLQASGIEATPAGPYVNIRFNREELAPNLLKELGHAAFGKLQIGEGSRVVIDMSSPNIAKPFGIGHLRSTVIGAALYRLYNEAGYTSVSVNHLGDWGTQFGKQIAAYKRWGNDEALQADPIRTSLELYVRFHDQAENDPSLEIEARDWFRKLEQGDDEAQRLWAFFVEVSMKEFNRMYERLNVQFDHTLGESFYNDKMGAVVEELKAKGLLEESDGALVVRLEDENMPPCLIIKKDGTTIYPTRDLATAVYRHEVMKADRLLYVVGGEQKLHFRQVFAVLSRMGHEWSAKCEHIPFGLMRFEGRKMSTRRGKVVFLQEVLDEAVARALQIIQEKNPNLENPQKVAEAVGVGAIVFGDLRNSRLNDVDFSLEDAVSFEGETGPYVQYTHARIQSVLAKAEEAIRVENENPLSNPSLADGEIDTVTTPSCIGDTSWALLKLLGDYPEYLEKAIHRNEPSVIAKYTIDVAQAFNRFYHAERIADASSDVRSFRMALAKRTAERLAYSLHLLGVQAPERM
- a CDS encoding ATP-binding cassette domain-containing protein, with the translated sequence MIWSTRGLFKKANQDVPDSSGRGMLLQQVSKRLGNAQVLVEINLEVKQGECAVLVGRNGSGKSTLLRMLAGILLPDTGSIQRTMKGSHGYAVDGLPRLPFTSGEYLWDMGRIRGIRPEILRERIRELSELLYLDTAFDQKLPLLSKGTLQKVNLIQALLPGPGGLLLLDEPLSGLDIPAQEAVVSLLGQWKGEGTSIVTACHEPLLIERLADQVIVLKKGGVLRYWSREDILQAGEPVVRIQSQTKAGEDLANDLSIVQQPEVLSLVRNTSSGISNSWLWDWKVVQQSTDDVLRMILASGGSVVSVQQEESQLHMESLLEGQHPAVHASRGGVTESVDLSSSMDDAGGEAE
- a CDS encoding YdcF family protein produces the protein MTSKRITKRWILITALAVVLVGILWTVVTAVRISAYTDEDSSRISDTAIILGAAVAGDNPSPVFRERIEHGIKLYRQGTVRNLLFTGGSGDDGEHTEAEVGQKYAIAHGVDPADIRIETKSRITEENLVNSIPIGEQAGYQTYTIVSDPLHMKRAMKLAAGLGMDAVPSPTRTTAYRTWRSKFPFLARETVMYMGYTIKGWIDNPQ